In Callospermophilus lateralis isolate mCalLat2 chromosome 4, mCalLat2.hap1, whole genome shotgun sequence, one genomic interval encodes:
- the Lmf2 gene encoding lipase maturation factor 2 isoform X7: MAGSRLPRQLFLQGVAGVFMFAFASLYTQIPGLYGPEGILPARRMLRPQGKGHWQQLWETPTLLWEAPRLGLDTAQGLELLSLLGTVLALCALLLRPLRHPLVYLLLWAAYLSACQVGQVFFYFQWDSLLLETGFLAVLVAPLRQFPNSKQAQGGLTGALPHEGLPFWLVRWLLFRLMFASGVVKLTSRCPTWWGLTALTYHYETQCLPTPAAWLAHHLPVWLHKLSVVATFLIEIAVPPLFFAPIRRLRLAAFYAQVLLQVLIIITGNYNFFNLLTLVLTTALLDDQHLTAEPGLGHYKKTPTSWPKALLTTLPLLPELAVYGLLAYGTVHYFGLEVDWQEHAIHSRTTFTFHQFSQWLKTVTLPTVWLGVASLAWELLSALWRWTQVQGWLPKLRAAIQLSILGAATVALFLISLVPYSYVEPETHGRLWTGAHRLSGAVGHLQLANSYGLFRRMTGLGGRPEVVLEGSYNGHHWTEIEFMYKPGNVSRPPPVVVPHQPRLDWQMWFAALGPHTHSPWFTSLVLRLLQGKEPGTPFTSSHLPTSEPSGTSTGSHSLESRGGGVGSGWRSSSHLCPWGIQRWRRCSGSLGFRTRAHPGPATPAAPWFRPSTGCGPSCLP, encoded by the exons ATGGCGGGCTCCCGGCTCCCGCGGCAGCTCTTCCTCCAGGGTGTGGCCGGCGTCTTTATGTTCGCCTTCGCTTCCCTCTACACGCAGATTCCGG GCCTCTATGGCCCTGAGGGCATTCTGCCTGCTCGGAGGATGCTTCGGCCACAGGGCAAGGGACACTGGCAGCAACTGTGGGAGACACCAACACTGCTGTGGGAGGCACCAAGGCTGGGGCTGGACACAGCCCAGGGCCTAGAACTGCTGAGCCTGTTAGGCACAGTGCTGGCCCTGTGTGCCCTGCTTCTGCGTCCACTGCGCCACCCCCTCGTCTATCTGCTGCTCTGGGCTGCttacctgtcagcctgccag GTGGGCCAGGTGTTCTTCTATTTCCAGTG GGATTCCCTGCTGCTGGAAACAGGCTTCCTGGCTGTGCTGGTGGCCCCGCTGAGGCAGTTCCCCAACAGTAAGCAGGCCCAGGGTGGGCTGACAGGGGCCTTGCCCCATGAAGGCCTTCCCTTCTGGCTCGTGCGCTGGCTGCTGTTTCGCCTCATGTTTGCCTCGGGTGTGGTCAAGCTGACCAGCCGCTGCCCCACGTGGTGGGGACTTACTG CCCTCACCTACCACTATGAGACACAGTGCCTGCCCACACCTGCTGCCTGGCTTGCCCACCACCTGCCCGTCTGGCTGCACAAGCTCAGCGTTGTAGCCACGTTCCTAATTGAGATCGCCGTGCCCCCTCTGTTCTTCGCTCCCATTCGCCGCCTGCGCTTGGCCGCCTTCTACGCTCAG GTGCTGTTACAAGTCCTCATCATCATCACTGGCAACTACAACTTCTTTAACCTGCTGACCCTGGTGCTCACCACTGCCCTCCTGGATGACCAGCACCTGACTGCTGAGCCTGGTCTTGGCCACTATAAGAAGACACCCACCT CCTGGCCCAAGGCCCTGCTAACCACACTACCCTTGCTGCCGGAACTGGCCGTCTATGGACTGCTGGCCTATGGCACTGTGCACTACTTTGGCCTAGAGGTTGACTGGCAGGAGCACGCCATCCACTCCAGAACCA CTTTCACCTTCCACCAGTTCTCCCAGTGGCTGAAGACCGTGACCCTGCCCACTGTGTGGCTGGGGGTGGCCTCCCTGGCCTGGGAGCTGCTGAGTGCCCTCTGGAG gtggacccaggtgcAGGGGTGGCTGCCGAAGCTTCGTGCTGCTATCCAGCTTTCCATCTTGGGTGCTGCCACAGTGGCCTTGTTCTTGATCAGCCTG GTGCCCTACTCCTACGTGGAACCCGAGACCCATGGGCGCCTCTGGACTGGAGCTCACCGCCTCTCTGGTGCTGTGGGACACCTGCAGCTCGCCAATTCATATGGCCTTTTCCGACGGATGACTGGCCTGGGTGGGCGCCCTGAGGTGGTGCTGGAGGGCAGTTACAATGGACACCACTGGACG GAGATCGAGTTCATGTACAAGCCTGGGAATGTGAGCCGGCCGCCCCCTGTTGTGGTGCCCCACCAGCCACGCCTGGATTGGCAAATGTGGTTCGCAGCCCtgggcccacacacacacagcccctggtTCACCAGCCTGGTTCTCCGCCTGCTGCAGGGCAAGGAGCCAG GTACCCCTTTCACAAGCAGCCACCTACCTACGTCCGAGCCCAGCGGTACAAGTACTGGTTCTCACAGCCTGGAGAGCAGAG GTGGTGGCGTCGGCAGTGGGTGGAGGAGTTCTTCCCACCTGTGTCCCTGGGGGATCCAGCGCTGGAGACGCTGCTCAGGCAGTTTGGGCTTCAG GACAAGAGCCCACCCCGGGCCCGCAACCCCAGCAGCGCCCTGGTTCAGGCCCTCCACTGGGTGCGGACCCAGCTGTCTCCCATAG
- the Lmf2 gene encoding lipase maturation factor 2 isoform X6 → MAGSRLPRQLFLQGVAGVFMFAFASLYTQIPGLYGPEGILPARRMLRPQGKGHWQQLWETPTLLWEAPRLGLDTAQGLELLSLLGTVLALCALLLRPLRHPLVYLLLWAAYLSACQVGQVFFYFQWDSLLLETGFLAVLVAPLRQFPNSKQAQGGLTGALPHEGLPFWLVRWLLFRLMFASGVVKLTSRCPTWWGLTALTYHYETQCLPTPAAWLAHHLPVWLHKLSVVATFLIEIAVPPLFFAPIRRLRLAAFYAQVLLQVLIIITGNYNFFNLLTLVLTTALLDDQHLTAEPGLGHYKKTPTSWPKALLTTLPLLPELAVYGLLAYGTVHYFGLEVDWQEHAIHSRTTFTFHQFSQWLKTVTLPTVWLGVASLAWELLSALWRWTQVQGWLPKLRAAIQLSILGAATVALFLISLVPYSYVEPETHGRLWTGAHRLSGAVGHLQLANSYGLFRRMTGLGGRPEVVLEGSYNGHHWTEIEFMYKPGNVSRPPPVVVPHQPRLDWQMWFAALGPHTHSPWFTSLVLRLLQGKEPGTPFTSSHLPTSEPSGTSTGSHSLESRAGGGVGSGWRSSSHLCPWGIQRWRRCSGSLGFRTRAHPGPATPAAPWFRPSTGCGPSCLP, encoded by the exons ATGGCGGGCTCCCGGCTCCCGCGGCAGCTCTTCCTCCAGGGTGTGGCCGGCGTCTTTATGTTCGCCTTCGCTTCCCTCTACACGCAGATTCCGG GCCTCTATGGCCCTGAGGGCATTCTGCCTGCTCGGAGGATGCTTCGGCCACAGGGCAAGGGACACTGGCAGCAACTGTGGGAGACACCAACACTGCTGTGGGAGGCACCAAGGCTGGGGCTGGACACAGCCCAGGGCCTAGAACTGCTGAGCCTGTTAGGCACAGTGCTGGCCCTGTGTGCCCTGCTTCTGCGTCCACTGCGCCACCCCCTCGTCTATCTGCTGCTCTGGGCTGCttacctgtcagcctgccag GTGGGCCAGGTGTTCTTCTATTTCCAGTG GGATTCCCTGCTGCTGGAAACAGGCTTCCTGGCTGTGCTGGTGGCCCCGCTGAGGCAGTTCCCCAACAGTAAGCAGGCCCAGGGTGGGCTGACAGGGGCCTTGCCCCATGAAGGCCTTCCCTTCTGGCTCGTGCGCTGGCTGCTGTTTCGCCTCATGTTTGCCTCGGGTGTGGTCAAGCTGACCAGCCGCTGCCCCACGTGGTGGGGACTTACTG CCCTCACCTACCACTATGAGACACAGTGCCTGCCCACACCTGCTGCCTGGCTTGCCCACCACCTGCCCGTCTGGCTGCACAAGCTCAGCGTTGTAGCCACGTTCCTAATTGAGATCGCCGTGCCCCCTCTGTTCTTCGCTCCCATTCGCCGCCTGCGCTTGGCCGCCTTCTACGCTCAG GTGCTGTTACAAGTCCTCATCATCATCACTGGCAACTACAACTTCTTTAACCTGCTGACCCTGGTGCTCACCACTGCCCTCCTGGATGACCAGCACCTGACTGCTGAGCCTGGTCTTGGCCACTATAAGAAGACACCCACCT CCTGGCCCAAGGCCCTGCTAACCACACTACCCTTGCTGCCGGAACTGGCCGTCTATGGACTGCTGGCCTATGGCACTGTGCACTACTTTGGCCTAGAGGTTGACTGGCAGGAGCACGCCATCCACTCCAGAACCA CTTTCACCTTCCACCAGTTCTCCCAGTGGCTGAAGACCGTGACCCTGCCCACTGTGTGGCTGGGGGTGGCCTCCCTGGCCTGGGAGCTGCTGAGTGCCCTCTGGAG gtggacccaggtgcAGGGGTGGCTGCCGAAGCTTCGTGCTGCTATCCAGCTTTCCATCTTGGGTGCTGCCACAGTGGCCTTGTTCTTGATCAGCCTG GTGCCCTACTCCTACGTGGAACCCGAGACCCATGGGCGCCTCTGGACTGGAGCTCACCGCCTCTCTGGTGCTGTGGGACACCTGCAGCTCGCCAATTCATATGGCCTTTTCCGACGGATGACTGGCCTGGGTGGGCGCCCTGAGGTGGTGCTGGAGGGCAGTTACAATGGACACCACTGGACG GAGATCGAGTTCATGTACAAGCCTGGGAATGTGAGCCGGCCGCCCCCTGTTGTGGTGCCCCACCAGCCACGCCTGGATTGGCAAATGTGGTTCGCAGCCCtgggcccacacacacacagcccctggtTCACCAGCCTGGTTCTCCGCCTGCTGCAGGGCAAGGAGCCAG GTACCCCTTTCACAAGCAGCCACCTACCTACGTCCGAGCCCAGCGGTACAAGTACTGGTTCTCACAGCCTGGAGAGCAGAG CAGGTGGTGGCGTCGGCAGTGGGTGGAGGAGTTCTTCCCACCTGTGTCCCTGGGGGATCCAGCGCTGGAGACGCTGCTCAGGCAGTTTGGGCTTCAG GACAAGAGCCCACCCCGGGCCCGCAACCCCAGCAGCGCCCTGGTTCAGGCCCTCCACTGGGTGCGGACCCAGCTGTCTCCCATAG